A DNA window from Vagococcus penaei contains the following coding sequences:
- a CDS encoding metal ABC transporter solute-binding protein, Zn/Mn family: protein MTLVACGTQVKNTKAAKSSTDNQPLQVMTTFYPIYDFVSHIIGEEGKVELLIPTGTEAHDYEPTAKDMAKIEQADIFVYHHPEMESWVKKAKSSWKKGEPNVIQGTKDMLLLPGTDHEHEHDSAHETHESSHHDEDSHNEHDDEQADDSHGHSHALDPHTWLAPSLAIKEVQSITKQLSELYPSKKSNFEKNAAAYIEELTTLDKSYQAELGQAKNKTFVTQHAAFGYLALEYGLTQVPIAGLTPHDEPTPAKLATLKKYIDEQHIKFIYFEENATDKIAKTLANETNVTLESLNTLEGLSEEQMKNGANYVSVMTDNLHALKKTTATASKQEKSGQKATIEKTVYNGYFDDEAVKDRPLSDYAGDWQSVYPMLQSGALDDVFEVKAKKSGDMTAKEYKAYYDNGYKTDVDKITIQKNKMTFEVDGKKHTYTYHYVGKEILTYKKGNRGVRFLFETDNSSAGPYKYVQFSDHNIAPVKTDHFHIYFGGESQKKLLEEMDNWPTYFPADLTEAEVAQEMIAH, encoded by the coding sequence ATGACTTTAGTAGCTTGTGGTACTCAAGTAAAAAATACTAAAGCAGCTAAGTCATCAACTGATAATCAGCCATTACAAGTTATGACAACTTTTTATCCAATTTATGATTTTGTCTCACATATTATTGGTGAAGAAGGCAAAGTTGAGTTGTTGATTCCTACAGGGACTGAAGCACACGATTATGAGCCGACGGCAAAAGATATGGCGAAAATTGAACAAGCAGATATTTTTGTGTATCATCATCCTGAAATGGAATCTTGGGTAAAGAAAGCTAAATCATCTTGGAAAAAGGGTGAGCCCAATGTGATTCAAGGAACTAAAGATATGTTATTGTTACCTGGTACAGACCATGAGCATGAACATGATAGTGCCCATGAGACGCACGAATCAAGTCATCATGATGAAGATAGTCACAATGAACACGATGATGAGCAAGCAGATGATAGTCACGGACACAGTCATGCACTCGACCCCCACACTTGGTTAGCGCCAAGTCTAGCAATTAAAGAAGTTCAAAGTATTACTAAACAATTATCAGAGCTATACCCATCGAAAAAGTCAAACTTTGAAAAAAATGCAGCGGCATATATCGAAGAACTGACAACATTAGATAAATCTTATCAAGCGGAACTTGGTCAAGCTAAGAATAAAACGTTTGTCACTCAACATGCGGCATTTGGTTATTTAGCATTAGAATATGGGTTAACACAAGTACCAATTGCTGGTTTAACCCCACATGATGAGCCGACACCAGCTAAATTAGCGACATTAAAGAAATATATTGATGAGCAACACATTAAGTTTATTTATTTTGAAGAAAATGCAACAGATAAGATTGCTAAAACATTAGCTAATGAAACAAATGTTACATTAGAAAGTTTAAATACGCTAGAAGGATTATCTGAAGAACAAATGAAAAATGGTGCAAATTACGTATCAGTGATGACGGATAACTTACATGCGTTGAAGAAAACAACAGCAACAGCATCGAAACAGGAAAAATCCGGTCAAAAAGCAACCATTGAAAAAACGGTCTATAATGGTTATTTTGACGATGAAGCAGTCAAAGATCGACCACTATCAGATTATGCAGGCGACTGGCAATCTGTTTATCCTATGTTACAATCAGGTGCTTTAGATGATGTTTTTGAAGTAAAAGCCAAAAAATCTGGTGATATGACTGCTAAAGAGTATAAAGCTTATTACGACAATGGCTATAAGACAGATGTTGATAAAATTACGATTCAAAAGAATAAAATGACGTTTGAAGTTGATGGTAAAAAGCATACTTATACCTATCATTATGTCGGAAAAGAAATTTTAACTTACAAAAAAGGGAATCGTGGTGTTCGATTCTTATTTGAAACAGATAATTCATCTGCTGGTCCTTATAAATATGTTCAGTTTAGTGATCATAACATTGCACCAGTAAAAACAGATCATTTCCATATTTATTTTGGTGGTGAGAGTCAGAAGAAACTTTTAGAAGAAATGGATAATTGGCCAACATATTTCCCAGCAGATTTGACAGAAGCTGAAGTGGCACAAGAGATGATTGCACATTAA
- a CDS encoding DUF2179 domain-containing protein, giving the protein MEIKTLIMIFTINFCYITLNTVRFMLTMKGYRIIAPLVSMIEIIVYIVGLSLVLDKMDNPINIFVYALGYAVGISVGIKIEDYLALGYIMITVILPRSDTNQNLVSTIRDAGYGVTQSIGDGRDGERLILEILSSRKTERALYKMIKELDEKAFIISYEPKYISGGFWTKRVKKDFR; this is encoded by the coding sequence ATGGAAATTAAAACTCTTATTATGATTTTTACGATTAATTTTTGTTACATCACACTGAACACTGTCCGATTTATGCTTACAATGAAAGGGTATCGAATCATTGCCCCACTAGTCAGTATGATTGAAATTATCGTTTACATCGTGGGTCTGTCACTTGTATTAGATAAAATGGATAATCCCATTAATATCTTTGTTTATGCTTTAGGTTACGCTGTCGGTATTAGCGTTGGAATTAAGATTGAAGACTATTTGGCTCTCGGATATATCATGATAACAGTTATTTTACCAAGAAGTGACACTAATCAAAACTTAGTAAGTACTATTCGCGATGCGGGTTATGGTGTTACTCAATCAATTGGTGATGGTCGTGATGGTGAACGTCTCATCTTAGAAATTTTGTCCTCTAGAAAAACTGAACGTGCCCTTTATAAAATGATTAAAGAATTGGATGAAAAAGCTTTTATCATCTCTTATGAACCAAAATACATCTCAGGTGGCTTTTGGACCAAGCGAGTAAAAAAAGATTTCCGTTAA
- a CDS encoding glycerol-3-phosphate dehydrogenase/oxidase has protein sequence MMFSNDTRLANLQEMAEKKLDVFVIGGGITGAGITLDAVTRGLSVGMLEMRDFASGTSSRSTKLVHGGLRYLAQFDVKTVAEVGQERAIVYENAPHVTTPLKMMLPFYDGGTFGSFTTSIGLDVYDRLARVKKDERKFMLDPSDSLKREPYLKQDGLKGTGVYVEYRTDDARLTLEATKKASELGALIANYTKVTKLLYSQETGDIIGVRALDLINQVEYPIYAKRVINASGPWVDRFRELDGSKNKKHLHLTKGVHVVVDGDKFPISNAIYFDTPYHDGRMMFAIPREGKVYIGTTDTFYEKNPSEPTILIEDILYIINGASQMFDIEPLTVNDVESAWAGVRPLINEDGKDPSEISRRDEIFHSESGLYSIAGGKLTGYRKMAEEIVDKVMKDLEKVEGIPFVACQTVELPLSGGDLGGSLGFEGFTEQMVKRGMTNFNLPEEQATWLVHHYGTNVEKVFNYLMEDNTTELDDVDYAMLRYAMSDEMALHPIDFLLRRTGYMLFNIDKCLDIQEAVLNVMSDYYNWTDGTYEEMASELADEIKRHTVYSY, from the coding sequence ATGATGTTTTCAAATGATACAAGACTGGCCAACTTGCAAGAAATGGCTGAGAAAAAATTAGATGTATTCGTTATCGGTGGTGGAATCACTGGGGCCGGCATAACATTGGATGCGGTTACACGTGGTTTGTCAGTCGGCATGCTTGAGATGCGTGATTTTGCTTCAGGAACTTCTAGTCGTTCAACTAAATTAGTTCATGGTGGTTTACGTTATCTCGCTCAATTTGATGTGAAAACAGTGGCTGAAGTTGGCCAAGAGCGCGCAATTGTATATGAAAATGCGCCACATGTCACAACACCTTTAAAAATGATGTTACCATTTTATGATGGTGGGACATTTGGTTCGTTCACTACTAGTATTGGTTTAGATGTCTATGACCGTTTAGCACGTGTAAAAAAAGATGAGCGTAAATTTATGTTGGATCCATCTGATTCATTGAAACGTGAACCGTATTTAAAACAGGATGGTCTTAAGGGGACAGGAGTATATGTTGAGTATCGCACAGATGATGCGCGCTTGACTTTAGAAGCAACTAAAAAGGCAAGCGAGCTAGGAGCTTTAATTGCCAATTACACTAAAGTGACAAAACTCCTTTATAGTCAAGAAACTGGCGATATTATTGGCGTACGTGCATTAGACTTAATTAACCAAGTTGAGTATCCTATCTATGCAAAACGTGTAATTAACGCGTCTGGTCCATGGGTGGATCGCTTTAGAGAATTAGATGGTTCTAAAAATAAAAAGCATTTGCACTTAACTAAAGGTGTGCATGTCGTTGTTGACGGTGACAAGTTCCCAATTTCCAATGCGATTTATTTTGATACACCTTATCATGATGGACGCATGATGTTTGCCATTCCACGTGAAGGAAAAGTATACATTGGTACAACTGATACGTTCTATGAAAAAAATCCATCTGAACCAACTATTTTAATTGAAGATATTCTTTATATTATTAATGGTGCTAGCCAAATGTTTGATATTGAGCCATTAACTGTTAATGATGTTGAATCTGCTTGGGCTGGTGTTCGTCCATTAATTAATGAAGATGGAAAAGACCCTTCAGAAATTTCTCGTCGTGATGAAATTTTCCATTCTGAAAGTGGTTTGTACTCAATTGCAGGTGGTAAATTAACTGGTTACCGTAAGATGGCAGAAGAAATTGTTGATAAAGTAATGAAAGACCTAGAAAAAGTAGAAGGTATTCCATTTGTTGCTTGTCAAACGGTTGAATTACCTTTATCTGGTGGTGATTTAGGTGGCAGTTTAGGCTTTGAAGGATTTACTGAGCAAATGGTTAAGCGAGGGATGACTAATTTTAACTTACCAGAAGAGCAAGCAACTTGGTTGGTTCATCATTATGGCACGAACGTTGAAAAGGTCTTTAACTATTTGATGGAAGATAATACAACTGAACTAGATGATGTTGATTATGCTATGTTACGTTATGCAATGAGTGATGAGATGGCATTACATCCAATTGATTTTCTGTTAAGACGAACTGGCTATATGCTCTTTAATATCGACAAATGTCTTGATATTCAAGAAGCTGTTTTAAACGTGATGTCTGATTATTATAATTGGACTGATGGTACTTATGAAGAAATGGCAAGCGAATTAGCTGATGAAATTAAACGTCACACAGTTTATAGCTACTAA
- a CDS encoding alpha/beta fold hydrolase produces MSEKIVSSFDGTHIYYKILGKGAPLFFIHGNSNSHDYFYQQMAFFKEHYQLILMDTRDHGRSSNNAQDLNYQDIMLDILAILKNEDLKKTSFIGFSDGANIALAFGAKYPSHCDKLILASPNMTYEQLKPSQRWMMDTAYYVTNNLLPLKKIPRVLRLAMLNIPITDRQRLTWEPPTLVVIGDHDITTPKSMLDYIQPIPNMQLEVIPRCLHSIPLLKPTIFNRLSLNFLMN; encoded by the coding sequence ATGTCTGAAAAAATTGTTTCATCATTTGATGGAACACATATTTATTACAAAATTCTTGGTAAAGGAGCACCACTTTTCTTTATTCATGGAAATAGTAATAGCCATGACTATTTTTATCAGCAAATGGCCTTTTTTAAAGAGCACTACCAACTCATTTTAATGGATACAAGGGATCATGGACGGTCGTCAAACAATGCCCAAGACTTAAACTATCAAGATATTATGTTAGATATTTTAGCTATTCTAAAAAATGAAGACCTTAAGAAAACTTCATTTATTGGCTTTAGTGATGGTGCGAATATTGCACTTGCATTTGGAGCAAAGTATCCTAGCCATTGCGATAAACTTATTTTAGCCTCTCCGAATATGACCTATGAGCAACTAAAACCTAGCCAACGCTGGATGATGGATACTGCTTACTATGTCACGAATAATCTTTTGCCTTTAAAAAAAATTCCTAGAGTCTTACGCTTAGCTATGCTCAACATACCTATTACCGATAGACAGCGTCTTACTTGGGAGCCACCAACATTAGTGGTTATTGGAGATCACGATATTACCACTCCTAAAAGTATGTTGGACTATATTCAACCCATACCCAATATGCAGTTAGAGGTTATCCCTCGATGCTTGCATTCCATACCTTTGTTAAAACCAACTATCTTTAACCGATTGTCATTAAACTTTTTAATGAATTAA
- a CDS encoding NUDIX hydrolase, translating to MSSFNNSLEEKHYYETQVSEDEFLTWYKQQHFPTHDVPSVTVDIVLFCYNREEDDLKVLLIKRNTHPFQYSWALPGGFVQQHVSTADSCIRQTFAETGVSITKNNIEQLHTFSTPGRDPRGWVITVSYLAFIGEEPLTAGQKTSDASWFSVKRSVNLLTLSNSKKAQIKLNLLNGESLGRDSLAFDHADIVTKAFNRVCNKMYHEPQVLRVLGESFTITQARKLYAKFLGIDYQEIDHSNFKKALLPYLDEVGQKAIGVGRPSKIYQLKTRQ from the coding sequence ATGTCGTCATTTAATAACTCCTTAGAGGAAAAGCATTATTATGAAACTCAAGTCTCTGAGGATGAATTTTTAACTTGGTATAAACAACAACATTTTCCCACTCACGATGTACCATCTGTAACAGTCGATATAGTCTTATTTTGTTACAACCGTGAAGAAGATGATTTAAAAGTTTTACTAATTAAACGAAATACTCACCCATTCCAATATTCATGGGCTCTGCCTGGCGGTTTTGTTCAACAACACGTATCAACTGCCGATAGCTGTATTCGTCAAACATTTGCTGAAACGGGTGTATCAATTACTAAAAATAATATTGAACAACTACATACCTTCAGTACTCCCGGACGAGATCCCCGTGGTTGGGTGATTACTGTTAGCTATTTGGCCTTTATTGGTGAAGAACCACTCACCGCTGGTCAAAAAACATCGGACGCTTCTTGGTTCTCTGTAAAGCGTTCCGTTAATTTGTTAACACTAAGTAATTCAAAAAAAGCACAAATTAAACTAAACTTGTTAAATGGTGAATCATTAGGCCGAGATTCCTTGGCTTTTGACCATGCGGATATTGTAACTAAGGCGTTTAATCGTGTCTGCAATAAAATGTATCATGAACCACAAGTTTTGCGGGTTCTTGGTGAATCATTTACGATTACTCAAGCACGAAAGTTATATGCAAAATTTCTTGGGATTGACTATCAAGAAATAGATCATTCAAATTTTAAAAAAGCCTTACTACCTTATCTCGATGAAGTTGGTCAAAAAGCTATTGGTGTTGGACGTCCATCAAAAATTTACCAATTAAAAACACGTCAATAA
- the deoC gene encoding deoxyribose-phosphate aldolase, with protein sequence MTKFTDLAKFIDHTTLLPGTTRSEIELLCKEAKKLGFASVCVNPYWVELCHELLQDTDVNVCTVVGFPLGANTTETKVYEAKDAMKHGAVEIDMVINIGELKAGNDDAVKADIAAVVKACKKKALVKVIIETCLLTDDEKVRACQLAVDAGAEFVKTSTGFSTGGATPEDVKLMKDTVKDLAQVKASGGVRSKEDAMKMLEMGAARLGTSAGSKIVR encoded by the coding sequence ATGACAAAATTTACCGATTTAGCCAAATTTATCGACCACACCACTTTATTACCAGGTACGACACGCAGTGAAATTGAATTACTATGTAAAGAAGCCAAAAAATTAGGTTTCGCTTCAGTTTGCGTCAATCCTTACTGGGTGGAGTTATGCCACGAATTACTACAAGACACTGATGTTAACGTATGTACTGTTGTCGGATTTCCTTTAGGCGCTAATACAACTGAAACAAAAGTCTATGAAGCTAAAGATGCCATGAAACACGGAGCAGTTGAAATTGATATGGTCATTAATATTGGTGAATTAAAAGCTGGTAATGATGACGCAGTGAAAGCTGATATTGCTGCTGTAGTCAAAGCATGCAAGAAAAAAGCTTTGGTCAAAGTTATTATTGAAACTTGTCTCTTAACTGATGATGAAAAAGTTCGTGCTTGCCAATTAGCTGTCGATGCTGGAGCTGAATTTGTTAAGACCTCAACTGGTTTTTCAACGGGTGGTGCCACTCCTGAAGATGTTAAACTAATGAAAGATACTGTTAAAGACCTAGCACAAGTCAAAGCTTCTGGTGGTGTGCGTTCTAAAGAAGATGCGATGAAGATGCTTGAAATGGGCGCAGCTCGTCTAGGAACTAGTGCAGGATCTAAAATCGTCCGCTAA
- a CDS encoding methionine ABC transporter ATP-binding protein, whose translation MNIIQLKQATKTFKTKDTIVNAVDKIDLAIDKGEIFGIIGYSGAGKSTLIRLLNNLETPTSGEVIINGEQVSQLKGKALREFRKKVGMIFQHFNLLWSRTVKENIMLPLELSNVPKAEREKRALELIALVGLEGRENAYPSELSGGQKQRVGIARALANEPEILLCDEATSALDPQTTDEVLELLLAINKKLNLTIVLITHEMQVIRKICHQVAVMEAGKIIEMGKVLDVFKNPKSAVTANFVKQDAVTDEEESADTLRYLTQAYPDGMLVRLIFEGEKAAEAVISKVVREYPIDINILQASIRQTNQSSFGTMLVQVTGESKLLSETLVFFENNGVGVEVIQYG comes from the coding sequence ATGAATATCATTCAATTAAAACAAGCGACAAAAACATTTAAGACAAAAGATACCATCGTCAATGCGGTTGACAAAATTGATTTAGCCATTGATAAAGGCGAAATTTTTGGCATTATTGGTTATTCAGGAGCTGGTAAAAGTACCTTGATTCGTTTATTAAATAATCTTGAAACGCCAACATCTGGTGAGGTAATTATTAATGGAGAGCAAGTCAGTCAATTAAAGGGTAAGGCATTACGAGAGTTTAGAAAAAAAGTTGGTATGATTTTCCAACATTTTAACTTGTTATGGTCGCGTACGGTTAAAGAAAATATTATGCTGCCACTAGAATTAAGTAATGTTCCAAAAGCCGAGCGTGAAAAACGCGCACTCGAATTAATTGCTTTGGTTGGTTTAGAAGGTCGTGAAAATGCTTATCCCAGTGAATTGTCTGGTGGTCAAAAACAACGCGTCGGAATTGCCCGAGCACTGGCAAATGAACCAGAAATTCTACTTTGTGATGAAGCTACAAGTGCTTTAGATCCACAAACAACAGATGAAGTGCTAGAGTTACTATTAGCGATTAATAAAAAACTAAATTTAACAATTGTTTTGATTACACACGAGATGCAAGTTATCCGTAAAATTTGCCATCAGGTAGCTGTGATGGAAGCGGGTAAAATTATTGAGATGGGTAAAGTTTTAGACGTCTTTAAAAATCCTAAATCAGCTGTCACTGCTAACTTCGTGAAACAAGATGCAGTTACCGATGAAGAAGAAAGTGCTGATACCTTGCGTTATCTGACACAAGCTTATCCAGATGGCATGCTTGTACGGTTGATTTTTGAGGGAGAAAAAGCTGCAGAGGCAGTTATCAGTAAAGTGGTGCGTGAGTACCCAATCGATATTAATATTCTACAAGCATCGATTCGTCAAACTAATCAAAGTTCATTTGGAACAATGCTTGTGCAAGTAACTGGTGAGTCCAAGTTATTAAGTGAAACACTCGTCTTTTTTGAAAATAACGGTGTAGGAGTTGAGGTGATTCAATATGGATAA
- a CDS encoding methionine ABC transporter permease, producing the protein MDKSFTEMYFNWSEIQPDAFIQATKETLYMTIVSTVFVAILGLIIGLMLFYFSRNKKPLNRFLYLVVSLISNTFRSIPFIILIILLFPLTKALIGTMLGPTAALPALIISAAPFYARLVDIAFREVDSGVLEASEAMGATKWQIIYKVLIPESLPALVSGITVTTITMIGFTAMAGAIGSGGLGALAYQGGFMGNKYTIIMLATVLILVLVFIIQWIGDTVVKRLDKRA; encoded by the coding sequence ATGGATAAGAGTTTTACAGAAATGTATTTTAATTGGTCAGAAATTCAACCGGATGCTTTCATTCAAGCGACGAAAGAAACACTGTATATGACAATTGTATCAACTGTTTTTGTGGCAATCTTAGGCTTGATTATTGGCTTAATGCTCTTTTATTTTAGCCGTAACAAAAAACCATTGAATCGCTTTTTATATTTAGTGGTCTCACTTATCAGTAATACTTTTCGGTCAATTCCTTTTATTATTCTAATTATTTTACTGTTTCCTTTAACGAAAGCTTTAATTGGAACAATGTTAGGACCAACGGCAGCATTACCAGCATTAATTATTTCTGCCGCACCTTTTTATGCACGTTTAGTAGATATTGCTTTTCGAGAAGTTGATTCTGGTGTGCTTGAGGCAAGTGAGGCGATGGGCGCAACAAAATGGCAGATTATTTACAAAGTATTAATTCCGGAAAGTTTACCAGCACTCGTATCGGGTATTACGGTGACGACGATTACAATGATTGGTTTTACAGCAATGGCTGGTGCAATTGGCTCAGGTGGTCTGGGAGCCTTGGCTTATCAAGGTGGTTTTATGGGAAATAAATACACAATTATTATGCTTGCAACAGTATTAATTTTAGTATTAGTGTTTATTATTCAATGGATTGGTGATACAGTAGTCAAACGATTAGATAAACGAGCGTAA
- a CDS encoding MetQ/NlpA family ABC transporter substrate-binding protein — protein sequence MKKKILALSLLSLVTIGLVACGGKDTGKDSSSNSKSDDKTIVVGASQTPHAEILEQVKPVLKEQGYDLEIKVFNDYILPNKVLAEKEIDANYFQHIPYFDKEVKEKNYDFANAGPIHLEKMAFYSQKIKDIKDLPDGATIIASNSQTDWGRIITMLQDAGLVTVKEGTDLTNATFDDIEKNPKNLKFKYDIDPAILATAYQNNEGDMIAINANFAEGIGLNPEKDGLLVEKNNSPYANIIAVRSEDKDSDKTRALVEALHDEKVKKFVDEKWKGTITIID from the coding sequence ATGAAGAAAAAAATTCTAGCATTAAGTTTATTAAGTTTAGTAACAATTGGTTTAGTGGCATGTGGCGGAAAAGACACTGGCAAAGACTCATCAAGTAACAGTAAATCAGACGACAAAACGATTGTTGTGGGAGCTTCACAAACACCGCATGCTGAAATTTTAGAGCAAGTCAAGCCTGTCTTAAAAGAGCAAGGGTATGATTTAGAAATTAAAGTCTTTAATGATTATATTTTACCGAATAAAGTTTTAGCAGAAAAAGAAATTGATGCAAATTACTTCCAACATATTCCTTATTTCGATAAAGAAGTTAAAGAGAAAAATTATGACTTTGCTAATGCGGGACCGATTCACTTAGAAAAAATGGCATTTTATTCACAAAAAATTAAAGACATCAAAGACTTACCAGATGGTGCAACAATTATTGCTAGTAACTCACAAACCGACTGGGGTCGTATTATCACTATGTTGCAAGATGCTGGTTTAGTTACGGTTAAAGAAGGTACTGATTTAACTAATGCGACGTTTGATGATATTGAAAAAAACCCTAAAAATTTAAAATTTAAATATGATATTGATCCAGCTATTTTAGCAACGGCTTACCAAAATAATGAAGGGGATATGATTGCAATTAATGCTAACTTTGCGGAAGGTATTGGCTTGAATCCAGAAAAAGACGGTTTATTAGTTGAAAAAAACAATTCACCTTACGCGAATATTATTGCTGTTCGTTCGGAAGATAAAGATAGTGATAAAACACGTGCCTTAGTCGAAGCGCTACATGATGAAAAAGTGAAAAAATTTGTTGATGAAAAATGGAAAGGTACCATTACAATTATTGACTAA
- the lrgB gene encoding antiholin-like protein LrgB: MTPYVGIIISFVVFGIGTYLFKKTNKFFLFTPLFVAMILGVLVLKVTGISYEQYNEGGKMISFFLEPATIAFAIPLYKKRDVLKTYWLEITAAITIGSLISVISIVGVGKLIAMNSQMMASLLPQAATTAIAIPVAESVGGIASITAFSVIFNAVIVFALGQAALKFFRVTDPIAKGLALGAAGHALGVAVAMEMGETETAMASISVVIIGIITVIVVPISATLLGIA, encoded by the coding sequence ATGACCCCATACGTTGGAATTATCATCTCATTTGTCGTTTTCGGGATTGGCACATATTTATTCAAAAAAACCAATAAATTCTTTTTGTTCACACCTTTGTTTGTTGCAATGATTCTAGGTGTGCTTGTCTTAAAAGTTACTGGCATTAGCTATGAGCAATACAATGAAGGGGGAAAAATGATTAGCTTCTTTTTAGAACCCGCAACAATTGCTTTTGCGATTCCACTTTATAAAAAACGGGATGTGCTAAAAACATATTGGCTCGAAATTACGGCAGCTATCACTATTGGCTCATTAATTTCAGTTATTAGTATTGTTGGTGTTGGAAAATTAATTGCGATGAACTCTCAAATGATGGCATCTCTTTTACCACAAGCAGCAACAACTGCGATTGCGATTCCTGTTGCCGAATCAGTTGGTGGAATTGCGTCAATCACTGCTTTCTCCGTTATTTTTAACGCTGTTATTGTCTTTGCACTCGGACAAGCTGCACTTAAATTTTTCCGTGTAACAGACCCAATCGCAAAAGGACTAGCCCTTGGCGCTGCGGGACACGCTCTTGGTGTGGCTGTCGCTATGGAAATGGGTGAAACTGAAACAGCTATGGCTAGTATCTCAGTCGTCATTATTGGTATTATTACTGTGATTGTAGTGCCTATTTCAGCGACACTATTAGGAATTGCTTAA
- the lrgA gene encoding antiholin-like murein hydrolase modulator LrgA yields the protein METPTQHTQVKVKATPFLQQAFIFSLIILISNGLSFILPIPMPASVIGLILLFIALCTNIVKLEQVEGLSNNLSTIISFLFVPSGISLINSLDLMKTSGSQILLIIFVATFVLLALTGWSASYLLKARRATIAKKAPTKKSAVFATKSVQMKEVR from the coding sequence ATGGAAACACCTACACAACATACTCAAGTAAAAGTAAAAGCAACACCTTTTTTACAACAAGCCTTTATTTTTTCACTCATTATTTTAATCTCAAATGGCCTATCATTCATTTTACCAATTCCGATGCCAGCCTCTGTCATTGGATTAATCTTACTCTTTATTGCCCTATGCACCAATATTGTTAAACTAGAACAAGTCGAAGGTTTGAGCAATAATCTCTCAACTATCATCTCATTCTTATTTGTACCATCTGGTATTTCTTTAATTAATTCACTCGATTTAATGAAAACTTCTGGGAGCCAAATTCTCTTAATCATCTTTGTTGCCACATTTGTCCTATTGGCTCTAACTGGTTGGAGTGCCAGTTATTTATTAAAAGCACGTCGCGCAACAATCGCTAAAAAAGCACCCACAAAAAAATCAGCAGTCTTTGCTACTAAGTCTGTTCAAATGAAGGAGGTACGTTAA
- a CDS encoding LytR/AlgR family response regulator transcription factor translates to MHVLIVDDEPLAREELHYLVSQHPKIQTIAEADSVAEAMNAMMDQKPDILFLDIHLTDESGFDLAEKLVKLKQPPYLIFATAYDDYALKAFQVNANDYVLKPFDEKRIHAVLDKAVATNQQTSHTINQLSTSPTLEALPIQGDDRIYLIHPTDIYLVSVDDRELSVHTKNDVYQTTGTLSGIEKKLPPDFFLKTHRSYILNTSKVQEIQPWFNNTLQVTLDNELKVPVSRSYVKQLKERFGLN, encoded by the coding sequence ATGCATGTCTTAATTGTTGATGATGAACCATTAGCTCGTGAAGAATTACATTATTTAGTCTCACAGCATCCAAAAATCCAAACCATCGCTGAGGCTGACTCTGTAGCAGAAGCGATGAATGCGATGATGGACCAAAAACCAGATATTCTGTTTTTAGATATCCATCTTACAGATGAAAGTGGCTTTGATTTAGCAGAGAAATTAGTTAAATTAAAGCAACCGCCATATTTAATTTTTGCTACTGCCTATGATGACTATGCTTTAAAAGCCTTTCAAGTTAATGCCAATGATTACGTACTCAAACCTTTTGATGAAAAAAGAATCCATGCGGTTTTAGATAAAGCTGTAGCGACAAATCAACAAACGAGCCATACTATTAATCAGCTATCCACTTCGCCAACTCTTGAAGCACTCCCGATTCAAGGCGATGATCGCATTTATTTGATTCATCCGACTGATATTTATCTGGTATCGGTTGATGACCGCGAACTAAGTGTCCATACTAAAAACGACGTCTATCAAACAACTGGTACTTTAAGTGGGATTGAGAAAAAATTACCACCGGATTTCTTTTTAAAAACACATCGTAGCTATATTTTAAACACCTCAAAGGTCCAAGAAATTCAGCCATGGTTTAATAATACTCTACAAGTTACCCTTGATAATGAGTTAAAAGTACCTGTCAGTCGCTCATATGTAAAACAGTTAAAAGAGCGTTTTGGTCTAAATTAA